The DNA sequence CACGATCGCCACCAGTGTGTTGAAGCCGGCGGATTCGCTCCCCCTTCACCCTTGACGACCGCCCCTACGACCCGGGTGGGCTGGAAATCGGGAAGGCCGAGCTATGGCCCGCCAGCGCGCAAAGGTCGCGGTCGCACGCCCGGCCTGTCAGTCGTCTCTGGCGCGGGCAGCGGACGCGGCCGCGAGAGCGGCGTCGCCGGCCGTGAGCCAGCCGATCCCGGCAAACCGCCACGACGCCACCACCAGCGTCGAGTCGGCGTGCAGCTCGGCGAGGTCTGCGTCGTCCCCGACCCGGACCGGCTCACCGGTGTGCAGCTTGTTGAGGCGGGCCCGGACGTGATGACGGCGGGCTGCCGCAACCGACCGAGCGTGGTGGAGTACCGGCGCGACTCCGACGCGAAGTGACCACGGAAGCCGAGCATTTCCGCCCACCGTGACCAGCCCTTGTACGGACCATCCGACCCGGTGAGCCCGGCGATCCCGGCCCGCAACGCTGTCTTCGACACCAGCCCTTGAGCCGGGCCAGGTGCGGGTTGCGGTGGTGCCCATCAGCCAGGTCGGCGGCGGCTTTGGTCGCGTACTTCGCCACATACGCCGCCACCGTCTCCGGATGCAGGTCCGCGCGACCGATGGCTTCCCGGTCCGCGTCACCATGCATCGGCCGAGCGTCGACCTGGCGACCGAACCGCAGCACCCGCGGCATGTCGTGCCGGTCGACCGGGGAGCATGCTGCACCTACGTACCGCCCTGGCGGCAGTTCGGCATCAAGATCGCTCGACAGCAACTGCACTCCTGGCCCAAGCCGAACACACGGCCAGCCGGCTCGGCCGTGACGCGAACTACTGGCAGACCGCCTTCGGACCGCCCAACGTGCAGCTCCACCGCATTGCGGCCAGCCTGGACCTCGGTGACGTTGCCTGGGTAATCGAGCGCGGTCCCGAAATCGACCCGTCCAACCTTCCACCGGAACGGTGGGTTGCTCACCGAGTCGAGTGCCTCGCGCGTTCTCCTATGTCGCTCGCGACGATGAGGCTCTGACCTTCCTGCTCGACGCCGAGCACCGCAGATCGTGCGCCACTCAGCGTCGGTGCACGACACCGTGAAGACCATGCACCGCCGCACAGCACCGGCACCCCGCTACTCGGTCTCGCCGAGCGCGTCAGAGCCATTGCATGACCGCTGTTGGTGTCGTCGCAGCATCGGCGGGCGGCGTAGAGAAGTTGCGCGAGGGATTGGTGCAACCGCTCCTTGACGACGGCCACCAGGTCGCCATCATCTTGACTCCGACGACCGCCATGTGGCTCGACCACATTGGCGAGCGACAGCGGCTGGCCGATATCACCGGGCTTCCCGTGCGATCCGACCCACGGCTGCCAGGAGAGTCAAGCCCACACCCGAAGATCGACGTCTATGTGGGTGCACCGATGACAGCCAACTCCACCGCCAAACTCGCGCTGGGCATAGCTGATAACCAGGCACTCGCCGCGCTTTGTGAGAACGTCGGAACGACGCCGATGATCATCTTCCCACGCATCAACCCTGCGCCACGCGCGTCAGCTGTCTGGTCTAGCCACATCGCCGGCTGCGATCTGTCGGCTCGAACTGATCTATGGCGACGACGTCTGGCCCCTTGCCGAGCTGCGAGCTGCAGGGCCGCGCGATCTTCCCTGGCCTGCGATCCTGACCGCGGTTAACGCCGCGGCCAGGCCCTCGGGCCGGGGCGCCATCCTGGGCCGTGAGTAGTTTCTGTAGTCCGTCAAGCGCCTCGCTGCGCTCGGCGCGGCTGCGGTCCGTGTCCTCGCTCGCTGGCGCTCGCTGCGGGCCGGTCCTCGCTTTGCGCATATACTCAGCCGTCATGAGCACAGATGCCGGCTTCTTCCAATATCCGGGCCAGGGCAGTTGCTTTTCGAGCTCGGTTCCATCTTTTGGGCCACACTCATTGCTGCGGCTATCGTCTCTGTGCTCACGACGCTTGTAGTCGAATACGCCGCCAAGCCACATCTTGAGGCCCGCAAGGAACGCATACTTACGGAACACCGTGAGCGCCGCACCTTATCTCGCTCGATTGGCGAGCTCGCGTTCTGCTGCGGCCGAATCTCAGCGTTTTTCGATGAATCCA is a window from the Microlunatus panaciterrae genome containing:
- a CDS encoding flavoprotein, whose amino-acid sequence is MTAVGVVAASAGGVEKLREGLVQPLLDDGHQVAIILTPTTAMWLDHIGERQRLADITGLPVRSDPRLPGESSPHPKIDVYVGAPMTANSTAKLALGIADNQALAALCENVGTTPMIIFPRINPAPRASAVWSSHIAGCDLSARTDLWRRRLAPCRAASCRAARSSLACDPDRG